A stretch of DNA from Montipora capricornis isolate CH-2021 chromosome 1, ASM3666992v2, whole genome shotgun sequence:
CGGAATCCTGAATGATCCGAGtaaatccgccatcttggataggGGTGCAGTATCCAACGATTCATATCCAGAGTAGTCTCAGTTTTGATTGGATCCCGGAATCCACAACTTGGAAGTCCAAAATCCATGGCACGAAATTTAAATTACCATTGTATATTAAAATAGTATCTTTCTTGTTTGTTATACTCATACTCACAACTAGAAATTAAAATTCATAATTCTCAACTAAAGTTCGTAAAATGGGCATATATCCGGTACTCTATTTCCAAATGTAAAATAATGTTCGTCTTTTAATGCATGGATTGCTAAATTACGAACAAGAATGGTCGTGCTGGAAGTGGAGCCAAACTCCGCAGTCCactttccatttctttctgaTCATGATGTTTCCAGACTTGCTGCTTCTAATGTAGGAATCGGCTGAGAGGGATTTCACTGCGTGATACAATGTTGTGTTATCCAAATTGAATTTGATGTAAACTCGTTGTAATGAAAACTGGCATTTCTCCTCAAGCCTACTCGAAGATTGTTCTAATAAGGTCTGtaaatgaaaagagaaaccaAGGCTATTAATATCAAGTACACACACCGCCGGCTGCGCTTTGGCTTCGACGAGAGACAAGAGTGACTTAGATAAGGGTGTTGATCTATTACTTTGCGGCCGTCACAAATGGATTccttttttcataaattttgcgcgcgaaacaaacaaagggtagccaattttgaccaatcagaagaagccacgTCACACGTGACTGACTCTGCCATAATTTCTACCGATATTTGCAAGAAAGgttattctaaaaatagatttatttGTGACTGCGCTGGGGAGCCCACTCTTATCAACTCAGTGAGATGATCGAAGAAATTGCTCcgatttttaatgtttaaaaaaattttgtcaGAAGTTTTTGTCGTCTTAGGAATACAAGAAGACCAGGGAAAaaatgtttccaaaaaaaattcaaacaggcCAAGGTAACGTTtgacagaaaattcaaagagAACGTGACCTGGTAGAAGAGCAGGGTCAAAGATAATCCGGTCAAGGAAGTAGCTGGGAAGACGTCTGAATGTAAGTCACGAAAGTAAACACTTTCGTTTTTGCAGCACTACTTTATAAGCTTAGCTTACAAGGTGGGCAGTTCTATGCATGGTTTTGAAACTACCTTTTGTAGGCTTCATTTTTGCCAAGTAAAGCGTAATGTCGCACAAGAGCAGCGGGGATTATGCGTTCGGAACTTCTCCTACTTTTCAAATagcattgttgagtagtgctctcaccactgtgccatccctgcactgtGTTACTGACATATTTTGAGTTCAAACTAAAACCTTTTTGCGCTTTTTTGGGAATCcggaatgaaaattaaaaaaaaaaaacttgacctACCAGCTTTCCGTTCTCAACAGCGAGATAGTGTCCCTGAAACGCAACAGATTCGTATGCTGAATAGCTATAATCCTTGTGAGTTCGTTGATAGAACACTGTGgaaagaatttttaaaaaacagcGGAGAGTTAGTAATTAATGTGCAATCAGAGGGCTGGCAAAGATGACCTCTTTGACGTCATAGAGTTATTTGCTTAGTGTCCTGGCCTGTACGTCGTAACGAAGCTTCCATTGACCTTGCGAAATCTGATTTTATCATGTGTCAACTAAAGATCTGAGAACAGTTCAGTTGCACTTGAGTGACTCTTACTACTTATAAATGAGAATGGACGAAACTTTGTTCTTGTTGAACAGGGGGTGTACAAGttacaaaaacaacaattattgttatataccaagactttcgctcaacaaaacgagcactgtgattggttgattcttggtcacgtggccctgatcaaattcaaatgtttcccgaccgggatacagttccgcagttgttgcccgttccgaatgttttgctgcgattgaaTTGTTgcaagtctaaatatataacaaagcacttaatgtctggtccctcgggaactagttagttgtgttttccctcgaatcctgatgtttccctagacttcgtctcgggaaacaaaactaactgtttccctcgggaccatacattaagtgtataacGTAACAGTTGATACGAGAACTGTGTAGAAGATTTCAATTGCCAAAAAACGTTAACTCACAGTTGCTGTTGTCACAACTATCCAAATTTCCTGtgaaagaaagattgaaagCTCCCGATCCAGCTGATTCTCTAACTCTCAGATACTTTCCAGCGCTGAACGATTTTATTGCGTATGTGAAATCAGTCCTTTCCCAAGGGTAAGGGAAAGAAATAACGCATGCGATGAAGCTGAGTAAAACAGCTGCAATCTGTGAATGAGGAAATCAGTAGAATTAGCAAGTACATATGCCTGGGTTATTGAGTCAAGATGTCTGTATATCGACCAACCCTACGgacaaggaattttttttaaactggatTTATGGCGAAGTGACTAAATTTGCGGCATACAGTTGTTACTTTCTGTTGGCGAGATACTAAAAGCTATCTTGGCTGGAGGATAAACAATCATTGACAGCCGTTCATGACGAACGACTTgaatcaagagtgaattagatgagagagttgttatggcatgggtgggcttcccagcacagtcacaaatgaatctatttttagaatacccctTCCCGCGACAATCAATTGTCATGTCCCTGAGAAAACAGTTGTCAGGTCTCTGAAAacacatggcagaagcagtcacacgtgacatggcttcttctcattggttaaaattggcatCCGTtcgtttgtttcgcgcgcaaagtgtatctaaaaataggGCCATcctcttctttttttgttttttttttttttttgtttaccgtcgaatgcgtttcctgatattaggtcggtcggtcggattgaaaaaaaaaaactaaaaaaaaaatcataatcattctcggaatcggaggcctggtaccccagcatcatagctgtggagctaggaaaacaacaagacgtgaacacaaaatcaatatggcggaaaagttggcggatgttgtggcagaattaagacagcgtgggaaaaaggatcaaccaccaaAACTCttgtgcgacataaaaatggcttcaaaacgtcgttaactttttttttttttttggaaaatgcccaaaatttgggtcggtcggacaacgagaaacggagaaaaaaaaggggatggcctaaatcaatttgtgactgtgctgcaTGGGGCAAGGCCGCAAATTGATAGATCAACActtttatctaattcactccTTGCTTGAAAGTATTTTAAAACGACAACaattaattttcgtttttaaaaCAGACGGACCCAGATTTTTTCTTATCAAACCATTCATATTGTTTAGCAATGATACTAATTTTAAGCACCTACCATTGAGATCTGAGGCTTGCCCATCATTTTCCTTCTTAATTTCAACTGGAGATAATTGATTTTACTAAGTCTTTTCCTTTATCGATTTGAAATCTGTGGCAGAGTTTTGCCTTTTATCTTCAAGCAAACCTTAACTGGGGCATTCCCTCTCGTTTATAATAATAGCTCGCATGCTCCATTTTTCTTATCCAAACAGGCTTTGGTGCACGCTTAATCGAAACTAGGGGTCGTCTTTGAGGTGCACCAATGCAAAAAGCATTCTTTGATGCTCGCTTAAACGAAACCAGGGGTGGTCTTTCAGATGCACAAATGCAAGATGCCTTTTCTCTAACCTGTTCGTAACGCTATAGCATTTTTTTTAGTCCCTTAACGAAAATGCTTCAAAAATGCAAGTTTGCCTTTGCTTGTTTAATTATTGTATTCTTCAAGATACGGCAAAGAGATGGATTTCGATCAGTCAGAAAGCTCGTTTTgtgtaatttgtttgtttaatttgttgtgGTGCAATCTATGACGTCATTTTGATACAGTCAGAGCTACGTTTCACGGAACACAAAAAGCGGAGTAAGACTCATTTCGTTTGAGATGATAGGAAGTCTCAACCTATCTTAATTAATATTAGATAGATTGGAGCTCACGTTTAGTATTTGTTATTCTTGAGGATATTTAAATGCAGTAATTTTCAAGCCATTTTGAACGCGGAACAGTACAAAAATTTTATGGGCGCGGAAAGAAAAGTTATCAGAATAAATACTAAACTAATTATCTCTAAATCACGCCAAATTAGATTTATTTCAAGCCCTCCGAGAAGTAAAAATAGCCATTCGAACCGGAAACGAAACCAGCACAACGCTTGTTAGTCTCTGTTGTGTAGACAACAAACGGTATTTCGGTTCAGAAAACTCACGGTTTTATTTCACGGTTTctttagttttctattttcatatCGACTCTAGCGACGACTCCGACAACAGCTCAAAAACCTGACCACGCCACGTGCGAATTACAAAATCAgagtaactgtcaatcaaaaagtgaaatctGGTCACAACAAAACCTACGCGTACAATTGCGTGACGCGTGACTCAAAATGTCTTTTGTCCATTTTCCCCTCCCCACACTGGGAGGTAAGCATCAGTGTGATtgttcaataaaagaaaaaactataaCGAGAAATGTTCACTACATTATGTGTCCTAACTTTCGTGCAAAGGCACTAGTTTATGGATTGGTCTCACAACGGTGCTCGCGCCACATTGGATCTTAGCGACTCTGGTGTGGCCATCCCTTCCTGGATAAGTTTCGATGATGCGTCCTAGAGGCCACCGTCCTCTGGGCAGTTTAGAGTCCAGGACAAGGACAACATCATCCTCCTTAAGATCCTTGACTACTTCGGTCCACTTTGGCCTCCTGCTTAACAAAGGAAGGTACTCTTGTAGCCACCTCCTCCAGACTTGGGAAATTATCTCCTGGACCTTTCGCCAACGTTTGCGTGGACTGAACTCGGTGGTGTCAACGGTTTCAGGTGCGAATTGGCCGCCCAACTGTCCATGTAAGAAGTGGTTTGGAGTCAGCGGTACAATGTCCTGGGGGTTAGCTGACTGGTAGGTGAGCGGTCGTGCATTGAGCAGGCTTTCCACTCCAGTCACTGCGGTAATTAACTCTTCATCAGTTACGTCACTCGTTCCGATTACTCCGTAAATAGCTTTCTTGGCTGACTTTATCATGGCTTCATGAATGCCACCAAAATGTGGTGCCCCGGGCGGGTTGAATCTCCATGTTACTCCTTGATTGGCTGTGCTTTGCTGAATCTTGTCCTGGTCCAGCTCACTGATCAGTTCTTTCAGTTCGTTGACGGCTCCAACAAAATTGGTTCCACAGTCGCTCACCATCTCCTTTGGCAGTCCTCGTCTGCTTGTAAAGCGTGTAAAGGCATTCAGAAAGCTGTCGGTGTCCAAACCAAATGCTACCTCCAAATGCACCGCACGGGTTGACaaacaagtaaacaaacacAGCCACCTCTTCTGTCGGCGCACACCTCGTCCTTGTACAGTGGTAAAAGGCCCAGCATAGTCAACGGCTGTTTGGTCAAAGGGACGGAAGGTAAAGCGAAGACGGATCTCTGGAATCGGGGCCATGATCTGTGTAGTGGTCTTGCCCCGCATTCGTTTACACATGTTGCACTCACGCTACCACTCTCGGATCTCTTCTCGGGCTGCAATGATCCAATACTTCTCGTTAATTTGGGACAATACAAAGTTGGTTCCTGCTGTATGATTGGCCTGTTCATGATAATGCTTTACAATAAGTTTAGTTACACAATGTCCTCGAGGCAGGATCATTGGGAATCGCACATCATAAGGCAGGTACTCTGCGAACTGGAGTCTTCCATTTGAACGGATACAGCCTTCTTCGTCTAACACAGGATTCAACTTCATTAGTGGGCTCTTGGTCGGTATCGGTTTCCGGTCACTAGAGCTTTGTATTCGCCAGGGAATGCTTCGCGCTGGCACGATAGCACCACCTCTGCCTCAGCTTCTCTGATCTCACACGGTAACAATGCTTTACTGGTCTGTCTCGGACCCCTCTTTGACATGTTGTGGAGTGCCCTCCTTACTCTAGCATGTATATTCACCAGTCGGCACCAACTTGAGAAGCGTTTCGGGTTCAATCTCCAGGCTGGAACAATACCACCCTGACTCGGCTTGGCCCTCTGAGCTTGGTTTTCTTGCACTGTCACAAGGGTGGTAGACTCCTGTTGCTGTTTCTTTGTCGACTTCATTTCGGGCATCACTTTCGGGCTTTCGGCTAGCTCCATCTTAGGCCACTCATTTTTCTCCTTCATTAGCCAATCTGGGCCACTCCACCATAGTTCGGATTCAGCAAGCTCAGCTGGGCTTGTTCCTCTGGAACACAGATCAGCGGGATTTTTGTCGGTAGAGACGTGCTGCCACTGTCCCGGTTCAGTACTAATCTGTATCTCCCCAATACGGTTCGCCACAAAGGGTCGAAAGTCTCGACCTCTTCCGCGAATCCACCATAGCACATCTGTGCTGTCAGAATAGAACGACGCTGCTTTCACGGGTAGTTCTAGGACTCTGGACACGGACTGGGTTAACCTTAAACCCACTATGGCTCCCATTAATTCCAGCCTTGGCACAGTCATGGGGGTAAGCGGTGCAACCTTACTCTTTGAAGCTATCAGCTGTGCGGACACGGTACCATCTTCATACTCACAGCGCAAGTATGAGGCAGCTCCATAGGTCTGCTGAGAGGCATCAACAAAGGTCACCAATTCCTTCGACTTCACTGGTTGCTGGTTTCGCAGGCACCGCGGAATCTTGACATTTGCTAGGCATGACAGCTGTGAGAACCAGACCTGAAGACGATTAGCCACTTCGTCTTGAACTTCCTCATCCCAGTCATAGCCACGGTTCCACAGTTCTTGGAGCATAATCTTGTACGACGAAAGGGCTTACTAGGCCAAGCGGGTCAAAGACAGTTGCAATCTTCTTCAAAACACTCCTCTTAGTAATTGGGTAGTCCTCGGGCACGGGCGTTGCAGGTACTGCCAATACATCATCAGTGCTGTTCCACTGTAAGCCAAGTGTTGTCGTTACTGTGTCCTTACTGTCTCTTATGTTCACCTCTGTGGCTTGGTCATCCTCAGGTATGGCTGCCATCACTGTTGCTGAATTCGATACCCATTTTCGGGCATGCATGCCTGCTTTTGCCCACAATGCATTAAGCTGATGGTACAGTTCAACTCCTTTCTCGTCCTCCTCAACACTGTCTAACGAATCATCCATGTAGGTGGATTGAAGTACAGTTTCTGCAGCTAATGGGAACTCGTTTTGATGACGCCTGGCATTCTCCTGGGCAATGAACTGGGCTTCGAAAGGAGCTGAGTTCTTTCCGAAAACAACTCTAGAGAATTCGTACACATCTGGGTTGCGGCCTGTTTCCCCATCTCGCCACAGAATTCGGAACAACGGTCGGTCTTCAGGCTCAATTTCTATCTGGAGGTACATCTCTTGAATGTCACAAACAAGGGCAACCGGGTTGCAGCGGAAGCGGATCAGAACATCAAACAGTTCTCTCTGAAGCTTTGGCCCAGCATGAATGACATCATTAAGAGAGATTCCTTTGCATTTGGCTGAACAGTCAAAGACAATCCTTACTTTGGTTGTTGACTTGCTCATCTTAACAATCGGGAAGTGTGGTAGGTACCAAACTTCAGGGGGCGGTGCTTCGTTCTCTGGGACTTTACGCAGGTACCCCTTCTCGACATAAGTCTTGATGGTCTTCTTGTACTCTCTTTCaacaatttctttcttcttcaagttTTTCTCCGTGCTGAGAAGACGGGATTCTGCCATCTGACGATTATCGGGAAGTTGAGGCCTCTGTTCTTTCCATGGCACAGCAACACTGTATCTCTCACCATTGTAACAAACTGAGCTGCTAACTTTTTCCAAGGCCAATCTCTCTTCTTCAGTACACACGACTCGGTCTTTCAGTTCAGTTCCATAACTCTCGATCTCCCAAAACCTCTTAAGCGTTCCATCCAAATCACAACAACCACCAGCTACACTAACCGGCTCTACATCCCTAGTAAACAGTGTTCGAATTGTGTGCGTTCTTGTTCCAGTCTCCGCTCTGCCATCTGGAGGTCCAATACAAGTCCACCCAAGCGGACCCAAGCGCGCCACCGGTTCACCTACCTTTCCACGTACATCAACAAACGAATAATGCAAGTCAGCATTATCGACACCGATCAACAAATCTACCAAACCATCTTTCGCTGGTGACGCAAAGTCGCACTGTGCAAGGTGACGCCACTTGCCTTTGTTCGCGTTCCAATTCTCGACTTGGTAGTTTCCAGTGACATTGCGGGGACAGGTCTTCACTTCAATTTCCTTTGTAAACTGACCATTAACACTTTCGATCTCTACTTTCAACGGCATAGTCTGAAATGTCTCTACAGAATTGTTCAACACATGAACTTTCACGGTTTGATATGACTCCTTTAGTCCAAGGGCTCCAGCCACTTCTTCGTTCAAGAATGTCTCGTTTGAGGCATCATCTAGGATTGCATTCACTTTAACCTTTTTTCCTTGTGCCTTCACCCACACAGGAATGGTACGCAGTGAGTAGGCTTCATTAGGGCTTCTTGGGTTATGAGTAGTCATCGCTCGCGAGGCATGACTGTCCTCTCCCTCAGGTGATAAAGCGGGGCCAACTGCCCCCTCCCATGGGGTAAACGACGGGTAGCTGTTAGTGTTAACCACTGGTTGAGCAGTTCCCATGGGTGGGTCTGTGGCAGGCGGATTCTCATGCAATAGACGGTGGTGATTTCCCCGGCAACCATTGATTTGGCAGGTTTGTGACTTCATACAGGACTTTCCCTGGTGGTCACTGCCTAAACACCGGAAGCACAACCTTTTTTCTTTAGCCAGCGTCCATTTGTCATCGTAACTCTTCTGTTGGAAAACTAAGCAGGCCCATACTCCATGATTCGGGGAGCCACAGCACGGACAGGGTGGCTTTCGGTTAGGCTGGCCTGAGCCTGGTGGTCTTCTGGTGAAATCTGATTTGACGTGAAAGTTTCTGGACTTGTTTCGGTTGTTTGGATTTCGATTTGAATGTTGCCATCCATCAGATTTCTCCGTAACAGATAAGCCATGCGCCATCTCCGTAGCTTCAACGCGGATGCGCACTTCTTCCTTAAGCCAGTCCTTCAAACTTACAACCGATCGCTCCCGGCTCTGTTCCTGTAGCCAACGGCTGTAACCTTGTACTTGAACTTCAGCAAGCTTCCTTACTAACAAGCTATGCAGTGTTCCTTCTCCAAGCT
This window harbors:
- the LOC138015830 gene encoding uncharacterized protein, which produces MAPIPEIRLRFTFRPFDQTAVDYAGPFTTVQGRGVRRQKRWLCLFTCLSTRAVHLEVAFGLDTDSFLNAFTRFTSRRGLPKEMVSDCGTNFVGAVNELKELISELDQDKIQQSTANQGVTWRFNPPGAPHFGGIHEAMIKSAKKAIYGVIGTSDVTDEELITAVTGVESLLNARPLTYQSANPQDIVPLTPNHFLHGQLGGQFAPETVDTTEFSPRKRWRKVQEIISQVWRRWLQEYLPLLSRRPKWTEVVKDLKEDDVVLVLDSKLPRGRWPLGRIIETYPGRDGHTRVAKIQCGASTVVRPIHKLVPLHES
- the LOC138015838 gene encoding uncharacterized protein; the encoded protein is MSQDGVKETGGEDGPGTEQTEDKDDEKKLEREKTLLSLKKQKRIRKTEMTKIRHHMEKLCITPKDSPKDVDAIEKDIEQLWSLLEITLEILDELCVVYLKNGEEADKQAAMEEGQMLESEIQTAIEKAHEAVKSHAQIAVATASHSEFVAHPSPPIVLQGSLNPASPPPSSQSAHSSQGEAGVPESPTASHSANHRLKPLKVLSYGGDKTKFEEFWGLFESLVDQSKEPVNLKMARLRQCLYGSALEAIRGLGVSEPEYEEAKEILIAKFGGQRRQLRPYMDQLERMPQMRNNDVQGFERFADLVRITVVKLKAEGRDGELGEGTLHSLLVRKLAEVQVQGYSRWLQEQSRERSVVSLKDWLKEEVRIRVEATEMAHGLSVTEKSDGWQHSNRNPNNRNKSRNFHVKSDFTRRPPGSGQPNRKPPCPCCGSPNHGVWACLVFQQKSYDDKWTLAKEKRLCFRCLGSDHQGKSCMKSQTCQINGCRGNHHRLLHENPPATDPPMGTAQPVVNTNSYPSFTPWEGAVGPALSPEGEDSHASRAMTTHNPRSPNEAYSLRTIPVWVKAQGKKVKVNAILDDASNETFLNEEVAGALGLKESYQTVKVHVLNNSVETFQTMPLKVEIESVNGQFTKEIEVKTCPRNVTGNYQVENWNANKGKWRHLAQCDFASPAKDGLVDLLIGVDNADLHYSFVDVRGKVGEPVARLGPLGWTCIGPPDGRAETGTRTHTIRTLFTRDVEPVSVAGGCCDLDGTLKRFWEIESYGTELKDRVVCTEEERLALEKVSSSVCYNGERYSVAVPWKEQRPQLPDNRQMAESRLLSTEKNLKKKEIVEREYKKTIKTYVEKGYLRKVPENEAPPPEVWYLPHFPIVKMSKSTTKVRIVFDCSAKCKGISLNDVIHAGPKLQRELFDVLIRFRCNPVALVCDIQEMYLQIEIEPEDRPLFRILWRDGETGRNPDVYEFSRVVFGKNSAPFEAQFIAQENARRHQNEFPLAAETVLQSTYMDDSLDSVEEDEKGVELYHQLNALWAKAGMHARKWVSNSATVMAAIPEDDQATEVNIRDSKDTVTTTLGLQWNSTDDVLAIMLQELWNRGYDWDEEVQDEVANRLQVWFSQLSCLANVKIPRCLRNQQPVKSKELVTFVDASQQTYGAASYLRCEYEDGTVSAQLIASKSKVAPLTPMTVPRLELMGAIVGLRLTQSVSRVLELPVKAASFYSDSTDVLWWIRGRGRDFRPFVANRIGEIQISTEPGQWQHVSTDKNPADLCSRGTSPAELAESELWWSGPDWLMKEKNEWPKMELAESPKVMPEMKSTKKQQQESTTLVTVQENQAQRAKPSQGGIVPAWRLNPKRFSSWCRLVNIHARVRRALHNMSKRGPRQTSKALLPCEIREAEAEVVLSCQREAFPGEYKALVTGNRYRPRAH